A single window of Vibrio gazogenes DNA harbors:
- a CDS encoding co-chaperone GroES, whose amino-acid sequence MNIRPLHDRVIVERQEVESKSAGGIVLTGSAAEKSTRGKVLAVGNGRVLENGTVQPLDVKVGDTVIFAEGYGTKSEKIDGKEVLILAENDILAIVE is encoded by the coding sequence ATGAATATTCGTCCATTACATGACCGAGTTATCGTTGAACGCCAAGAAGTTGAATCCAAGTCTGCTGGTGGGATCGTTTTAACTGGTTCTGCGGCGGAAAAATCAACACGTGGCAAAGTGCTTGCTGTCGGCAACGGCCGAGTGCTTGAAAATGGGACTGTTCAGCCGCTGGACGTCAAAGTTGGTGATACTGTTATTTTTGCTGAAGGTTACGGCACCAAGTCGGAAAAGATCGATGGCAAAGAAGTATTGATCCTTGCTGAAAATGACATTCTGGCGATTGTCGAATAA
- a CDS encoding 1,4-dihydroxy-2-naphthoate polyprenyltransferase yields the protein MMNSISIWMDAARPKTLPLALISILTGSALAFSEKHFSWPIAILALVTAILLQILSNLANDYGDAVKGTDNDARLGPMRAIQSGAVTLKDMKYAMMINVLLTVVSGMALILYALDSLDNILVFIGLGVMAMIAAVAYTMGNKPYGYVGLGDVSVFIFFGLLGVSGTYFLYTGHLNSTLLLPSIACGLLAVAVLNVNNMRDIENDEICGKRTIAVRLGPILAKKYHFILLAGAVFTFSLYLWLQTDPLWLALPFLLSLVAMVKHAVAIWEAEQPVHIAPMLPAVVRCSIVTNLLFVGVVVAQTLIS from the coding sequence ATGATGAACTCTATTTCGATTTGGATGGATGCGGCTAGACCGAAAACCTTGCCTTTGGCATTGATTTCGATCCTCACAGGAAGTGCCCTAGCTTTTTCTGAAAAGCATTTTTCGTGGCCGATAGCAATTTTAGCTTTGGTCACGGCTATCTTACTGCAAATTTTGTCTAACCTTGCCAATGATTATGGCGATGCGGTGAAAGGAACCGATAATGACGCTCGATTAGGTCCTATGCGAGCCATTCAGTCGGGTGCTGTGACATTGAAAGACATGAAATATGCCATGATGATCAATGTGCTGCTCACGGTTGTTTCTGGCATGGCATTGATTCTGTATGCCCTCGATTCGCTTGACAATATTTTGGTTTTTATAGGTCTTGGCGTTATGGCGATGATCGCTGCGGTTGCTTATACCATGGGGAATAAGCCTTATGGTTATGTCGGGCTTGGTGATGTCTCCGTGTTTATCTTCTTTGGCTTGTTGGGGGTTTCCGGGACTTATTTTCTCTATACCGGTCACTTGAATTCGACGCTACTCCTGCCATCGATCGCTTGTGGTTTATTGGCTGTCGCAGTATTGAATGTCAATAATATGCGGGATATCGAAAATGATGAAATCTGTGGCAAGCGGACAATCGCGGTTCGTTTAGGCCCGATTCTGGCAAAAAAATATCACTTTATTCTGTTAGCAGGGGCTGTTTTCACGTTTAGTTTATATTTGTGGTTACAGACCGATCCGCTCTGGCTTGCTCTTCCTTTTCTACTCAGTTTGGTGGCGATGGTCAAACATGCGGTTGCCATTTGGGAAGCTGAACAACCAGTGCATATCGCTCCGATGTTACCTGCCGTCGTCCGATGTTCTATTGTGACAAATTTATTGTTTGTCGGGGTGGTCGTTGCTCAAACACTGATCAGTTAA
- a CDS encoding helix-turn-helix transcriptional regulator — protein sequence MKTADKILHTLKREGAVTAKQLADRFEITTMGARQHLQSLEEDGLIHFYDVKVKVGRPTRHWTLTEDGHAYFADRHGELTLQVIDAIEQVYGSEGIAKIVATREAQTLAQYNAEIQTCKTLEEKLEMLVTLREREGYMVKLETLSDGYRLIENHCPICKAATRCQSFCQSELHIFQSLLEGLCTIERQEHIVSGHRRCSYIIKKLS from the coding sequence ATGAAAACAGCCGACAAGATATTGCATACGCTTAAGCGAGAAGGCGCAGTCACTGCGAAACAACTTGCCGACCGCTTCGAAATCACCACGATGGGAGCCCGTCAACATCTTCAGTCACTTGAAGAGGATGGGCTGATCCACTTCTATGATGTCAAAGTCAAGGTGGGGCGTCCCACTCGCCACTGGACACTGACAGAGGATGGACATGCTTACTTTGCCGACCGTCACGGTGAACTCACACTTCAGGTGATTGATGCCATCGAGCAGGTATATGGCTCAGAAGGTATTGCTAAAATTGTTGCGACTAGAGAAGCGCAGACATTGGCGCAATATAACGCTGAAATTCAGACCTGTAAGACTCTGGAAGAAAAGCTTGAGATGCTCGTAACCTTACGAGAGAGAGAAGGCTACATGGTCAAGCTGGAAACGTTATCAGACGGCTACCGTCTCATCGAAAATCATTGCCCGATATGTAAAGCAGCAACACGATGCCAAAGTTTTTGCCAATCTGAATTACACATCTTTCAGTCGCTACTTGAAGGGTTATGTACTATCGAACGCCAAGAACACATCGTCTCCGGACATCGTCGTTGCAGTTATATCATCAAAAAACTCAGCTAA
- the rraA gene encoding ribonuclease E activity regulator RraA: MEYNTSALCDIYFDQVDVVEPMFSNFGGRASFAGQITTVKCFEDNGLIREVLEQDGLGRVLLIDGGGSLRRALIDSELAVLAEENEWEGLVVYGCVREVDELEEMNIGIQAMTSIPVGAAAQSIGEIDIPVNFGGVTFLPEDYLYADSTGIILSQEPLNTDLEEAELDEEELDDDDDVIAAEDEERI; encoded by the coding sequence ATGGAATACAATACATCTGCACTTTGTGATATTTATTTCGATCAGGTTGATGTTGTAGAACCGATGTTCAGTAATTTTGGTGGACGAGCCTCTTTTGCCGGCCAGATAACAACGGTCAAATGTTTTGAAGATAATGGTTTGATCCGAGAAGTGCTTGAGCAAGACGGTTTGGGACGGGTGCTATTGATTGATGGCGGTGGTTCTTTACGTCGTGCCCTGATTGACTCTGAATTAGCTGTACTTGCTGAAGAAAATGAGTGGGAAGGACTGGTTGTTTACGGGTGTGTCCGTGAAGTGGACGAACTGGAAGAAATGAATATTGGTATTCAGGCCATGACATCAATTCCTGTTGGCGCTGCTGCACAAAGTATCGGTGAGATCGATATCCCCGTGAATTTTGGCGGTGTTACCTTCTTACCTGAAGACTACCTTTATGCAGACAGTACCGGTATCATTCTTTCTCAGGAACCTTTGAATACTGACCTTGAAGAGGCTGAGTTGGATGAGGAAGAGCTCGATGATGACGATGATGTCATTGCAGCAGAAGACGAAGAGCGGATTTAA
- a CDS encoding ATP-binding cassette domain-containing protein: MLIQGLSYANATEQLNISHWELQPSQHWGVFIAHAQSSELLVRLFSGTLADSEHVIEGKPASVGLVSLSEQQRLLDDEIAKDETDFQDHIDYGSTVETLLWDAGCTEDEFAYLLELTDLQHLRARGFRQLSTGETRRLMLARALAGKPELLILHEPYSGLDVAHRRQLTDCLNQLADEMQLVVITSREDELPECLTHIALFDDKQLTQTMTIEQWRQHPILEQLTALTENKQEAWLALSRQYEPDTSMANPRVVMNQVKVEYTDGLIFQDLSWQIQANQHWQIRGPNGCGKSTLLGLILGDHPQCYCNDITVLGMRRGSGESIWDIKRHIGVVSSALHLQYRVNCTVLDVLLSGFFDSIGLYEKPSAKQVQIARHWLEVLEMSHYEKHTFKQLDYGQQRLLLIVRALIKQPVLLILDEPYQGLDYLNRRLVMTVLNRLAELNMTQLLYVSHYEEDRLSAIRNYVDFVAAPEGGYRVCISEAA, encoded by the coding sequence ATGTTAATTCAAGGATTAAGTTATGCGAATGCGACGGAACAGCTGAATATTTCTCACTGGGAACTTCAGCCTTCACAGCATTGGGGAGTATTTATTGCACATGCGCAGAGTAGTGAACTTTTAGTTCGCCTTTTTTCCGGTACGCTGGCAGATAGTGAACATGTCATTGAAGGCAAACCTGCAAGCGTTGGCTTAGTGTCTCTGTCGGAGCAGCAGCGGTTACTGGATGATGAAATCGCCAAAGACGAAACCGACTTTCAGGACCACATCGATTATGGTTCTACGGTCGAGACGCTGTTATGGGACGCCGGATGCACCGAAGATGAATTTGCATATTTGCTTGAACTGACCGATTTGCAACATTTGAGAGCTCGGGGATTCCGCCAGCTATCAACCGGTGAGACACGGCGCTTAATGTTGGCCCGCGCACTAGCGGGAAAACCGGAGCTCCTGATTTTGCATGAACCCTATTCCGGATTAGATGTAGCGCATCGTCGTCAGTTAACCGACTGCCTGAATCAACTGGCTGATGAAATGCAATTGGTTGTGATTACTTCAAGAGAAGATGAACTCCCCGAGTGTCTTACCCATATTGCCTTGTTTGATGACAAGCAGTTGACTCAGACCATGACGATTGAACAATGGCGCCAGCATCCGATTTTAGAGCAACTGACAGCGCTGACAGAGAACAAACAAGAAGCATGGCTGGCACTGAGCCGACAATACGAGCCAGACACCTCGATGGCGAACCCGAGAGTGGTGATGAATCAAGTTAAGGTTGAGTATACGGATGGTCTGATTTTTCAGGATCTGTCGTGGCAGATTCAAGCAAACCAGCATTGGCAGATTCGTGGCCCGAACGGATGTGGTAAAAGCACCTTACTCGGTTTGATTTTGGGTGACCATCCTCAGTGTTACTGTAACGATATTACCGTGCTGGGAATGCGTCGTGGCAGTGGTGAGAGTATCTGGGATATAAAGCGCCATATTGGTGTAGTTTCTTCAGCGCTTCATCTGCAATACCGGGTGAATTGTACCGTTTTGGATGTATTGTTATCCGGATTCTTTGATTCGATCGGTCTTTATGAAAAACCATCAGCGAAGCAGGTGCAGATTGCCCGACATTGGTTAGAGGTGTTGGAAATGAGTCATTATGAAAAACACACATTCAAGCAGCTGGATTATGGGCAGCAACGGTTATTGTTAATCGTGCGAGCGTTAATTAAACAGCCTGTTTTACTGATTCTCGATGAACCCTATCAGGGATTGGACTACTTGAACCGCCGTTTAGTGATGACGGTGCTCAACCGTCTGGCTGAATTGAATATGACGCAGTTATTGTATGTCTCGCACTATGAGGAAGATCGACTCTCTGCAATTCGTAATTATGTGGATTTTGTTGCAGCGCCAGAGGGGGGCTACCGAGTTTGTATCTCGGAGGCGGCGTAA
- the groL gene encoding chaperonin GroEL (60 kDa chaperone family; promotes refolding of misfolded polypeptides especially under stressful conditions; forms two stacked rings of heptamers to form a barrel-shaped 14mer; ends can be capped by GroES; misfolded proteins enter the barrel where they are refolded when GroES binds): MAAKDVKFGNDARVKMLEGVNVLADAVKVTLGPKGRNVVLDKSFGAPTITKDGVSVAREIELEDKFQNMGAQMVKEVASQANDAAGDGTTTATVLAQSIVNEGLKAVAAGMNPMDLKRGIDKAVIAAVEALKGLSVPCEDNKAIAQVGTISANSDVSVGNIIAEAMEKVGRDGVITVEEGQALQDELDVVEGMQFDRGYLSPYFINNQESGSVELDNPFILLVDKKISNIRELLPVLESVAKASRPLLIVAEDVEGEALATLVVNNMRGIVKVAAVKAPGFGDRRKAMLQDIAILTGGTVISEEIGLELDKTALEDLGQAKRVTITKENTTVIDGAGEAAAIDGRVVQIRQQIEEATSDYDKEKLQERVAKLAGGVAVIKVGAATEVEMKEKKDRVEDALHATRAAVEEGVVAGGGVALIRAASQLTDLKGDNEEQNVGIRVALRAMESPIRQIVSNAGDEESVVANNIKGGEGNYGYNAATGEYGDMIEMGILDPTKVTRSALQFAASIAGLMITTEAMVTDVPKSDGPAMPDMGGGMGGMPGMM; this comes from the coding sequence ATGGCTGCTAAAGACGTTAAGTTTGGAAATGATGCACGAGTAAAAATGCTGGAAGGTGTAAACGTTCTGGCTGATGCAGTAAAAGTAACATTGGGCCCGAAAGGCCGTAACGTTGTTCTGGATAAATCATTTGGTGCGCCAACCATTACTAAAGATGGTGTTTCTGTTGCACGTGAGATCGAACTGGAAGATAAATTCCAGAATATGGGCGCACAAATGGTGAAAGAAGTTGCATCTCAGGCAAATGATGCAGCTGGTGACGGAACAACAACTGCAACAGTTCTGGCTCAGTCTATCGTCAATGAAGGCCTAAAAGCCGTTGCTGCCGGCATGAACCCAATGGATTTAAAACGTGGTATCGATAAAGCCGTGATTGCCGCTGTTGAAGCGCTGAAAGGTCTGTCTGTACCATGTGAAGATAACAAAGCGATCGCACAGGTTGGTACAATCTCTGCGAACTCTGATGTCAGCGTAGGTAACATCATTGCCGAAGCAATGGAAAAAGTTGGTCGCGACGGGGTTATCACCGTTGAAGAAGGTCAAGCGCTACAAGATGAGCTGGATGTCGTTGAAGGGATGCAGTTTGATCGTGGCTACCTGTCTCCTTACTTTATCAACAATCAAGAATCGGGTTCTGTTGAGCTAGACAATCCATTTATCTTATTAGTTGATAAGAAAATATCTAATATTCGTGAGTTACTGCCAGTACTTGAGTCAGTTGCAAAAGCATCTCGTCCTCTGCTGATTGTTGCAGAAGATGTTGAAGGTGAAGCGTTGGCAACACTCGTTGTGAACAACATGCGTGGTATCGTGAAAGTGGCTGCTGTGAAGGCTCCTGGTTTTGGGGACCGTCGTAAAGCGATGCTTCAGGATATTGCAATTTTGACTGGCGGCACGGTCATCTCTGAAGAAATCGGTCTGGAGTTGGATAAAACAGCACTGGAAGATTTGGGTCAGGCAAAACGTGTCACTATCACGAAAGAAAATACTACAGTCATTGACGGTGCTGGTGAAGCGGCTGCAATTGATGGTCGTGTTGTTCAAATTCGTCAACAGATTGAAGAAGCAACATCTGATTACGACAAAGAGAAGCTTCAAGAGCGTGTTGCTAAACTTGCCGGTGGTGTTGCCGTGATTAAAGTGGGCGCCGCAACTGAAGTTGAAATGAAAGAGAAGAAAGACCGCGTCGAAGATGCTTTGCATGCGACTCGTGCTGCTGTTGAAGAAGGTGTTGTTGCCGGTGGTGGTGTGGCACTGATTCGTGCAGCTTCTCAATTGACAGACCTGAAAGGTGACAACGAAGAACAGAACGTTGGTATTCGTGTTGCACTACGTGCGATGGAGTCTCCAATCCGTCAGATCGTATCCAATGCGGGTGATGAAGAGTCTGTTGTTGCGAATAACATCAAAGGCGGCGAAGGTAACTATGGTTATAACGCAGCTACCGGTGAATACGGCGATATGATTGAGATGGGTATTCTTGACCCAACCAAAGTAACCCGTAGTGCACTTCAGTTTGCAGCATCGATTGCTGGTCTGATGATTACCACAGAAGCGATGGTGACTGACGTACCGAAGAGCGATGGCCCAGCAATGCCTGATATGGGCGGCGGCATGGGCGGTATGCCAGGCATGATGTAA
- a CDS encoding 5-carboxymethyl-2-hydroxymuconate isomerase, translated as MINLRMEYSAPVDERVNISRLLEDLHQVLLHDETIQRFGLSVKSNAIRSHQWFVGEQLDSADFIQLVVEVSQEYVADIRHTVIEKLTERFEQDAEKIENISVFLRAIEQHYIRHRS; from the coding sequence ATGATCAATCTTCGGATGGAATATTCAGCGCCAGTTGATGAGCGCGTGAATATTTCTCGGTTACTGGAAGACCTCCATCAAGTGTTACTTCACGATGAAACCATTCAACGATTCGGTTTATCCGTCAAAAGCAATGCCATCCGGAGCCATCAGTGGTTTGTTGGCGAACAATTAGATTCTGCTGATTTTATACAGTTGGTCGTGGAAGTGAGTCAGGAGTATGTTGCTGATATTCGTCATACAGTGATCGAAAAATTAACCGAACGTTTTGAGCAAGACGCGGAGAAAATTGAAAATATTTCAGTTTTTTTGCGAGCGATTGAGCAACACTATATTCGACACCGCAGTTAA
- the hslU gene encoding HslU--HslV peptidase ATPase subunit, translated as MSEMTPREIVHELNRHIIGQDKAKRAVAIALRNRWRRMQLEESLRVEVTPKNILMIGPTGVGKTEIARRLAKLANAPFMKIEATKFTEVGYVGKEVESIIRDLTDVAVKMTHQQAMEKVQFRAEELAEERILDVLLPPPRDSWGEEERAEDNSHTRQVFRKKLREGQLDDKEIEIDVAAPQMGVEIMAPPGMEEMTNQLQGMFQNLAGNTQKKRKLKIKDAFKALTEEEAAKLVNQDELKEQAIFNVENHGIVFVDEIDKICKRGEVSGPDVSREGVQRDLLPLIEGSTVSTKHGMVRTDHILFIASGAFQVAKPSDLIPELQGRLPIRVELEALSSDDFKRILTEPKASLTEQYQALMATENVSIDFSEDGIAQIADAAWQVNETTENIGARRLHTVMERLMDEISFDATDKAGSSFTINADYVKERLGELVGDEDLSRFIL; from the coding sequence ATGTCTGAAATGACTCCTCGTGAAATTGTTCATGAACTCAATCGTCATATTATCGGTCAGGACAAAGCGAAAAGAGCGGTCGCGATTGCTTTAAGGAATCGCTGGCGCCGCATGCAGTTGGAAGAAAGTCTGCGTGTCGAAGTGACGCCCAAAAATATTTTGATGATTGGTCCTACTGGGGTAGGTAAAACTGAAATTGCTCGGCGTTTGGCAAAGTTAGCAAATGCTCCATTTATGAAAATTGAAGCCACAAAATTTACTGAAGTTGGTTATGTCGGTAAAGAAGTTGAATCGATCATCCGGGACCTGACCGATGTCGCGGTAAAAATGACCCATCAGCAAGCGATGGAAAAGGTGCAGTTCCGAGCCGAAGAGTTAGCTGAAGAACGCATTCTTGATGTATTGCTGCCACCACCGCGTGACTCCTGGGGTGAAGAAGAACGAGCTGAAGATAATTCCCATACCAGACAGGTATTCCGTAAGAAATTACGTGAAGGTCAGCTCGATGATAAAGAAATTGAAATCGATGTCGCAGCACCGCAAATGGGTGTTGAAATTATGGCACCTCCGGGTATGGAAGAAATGACCAACCAGTTACAGGGCATGTTCCAAAACCTGGCCGGAAACACGCAAAAGAAACGTAAGCTGAAGATTAAAGATGCGTTTAAGGCGTTAACGGAAGAAGAAGCTGCGAAACTGGTCAATCAGGATGAACTGAAAGAACAAGCCATCTTTAATGTTGAGAACCACGGTATTGTGTTCGTCGATGAGATCGACAAAATCTGTAAGCGTGGTGAAGTCTCCGGCCCTGATGTGTCGCGAGAAGGGGTGCAGCGCGATCTGCTGCCATTGATCGAAGGTAGTACGGTATCGACCAAGCACGGTATGGTCAGAACGGATCATATTCTATTCATTGCTTCCGGAGCATTTCAGGTTGCTAAACCGTCGGATCTGATTCCTGAATTACAAGGGCGTTTACCCATTCGAGTTGAACTGGAAGCGCTGAGTAGTGATGATTTCAAACGTATCCTGACTGAACCGAAAGCGTCGCTGACAGAGCAATATCAGGCGTTGATGGCCACAGAAAATGTGTCGATTGATTTCTCTGAAGATGGGATTGCGCAGATTGCGGATGCCGCTTGGCAGGTGAATGAAACGACTGAGAATATCGGGGCTCGCCGTTTGCATACGGTGATGGAACGCTTGATGGATGAGATTTCCTTCGATGCGACCGATAAAGCAGGCTCATCATTCACCATTAATGCTGACTATGTGAAAGAGCGTCTCGGTGAGTTGGTTGGCGATGAAGACCTCAGCCGCTTTATTCTGTAA
- a CDS encoding DUF3135 domain-containing protein — protein sequence MAAPSFYTELPPFDELVALAKHNPEAFAMLKRDICEEMILSSSRKMQDRLWAQQSHIDRVVRSCKNADHANVKLMRELSAQMVKFQNALTSNSTDDTPSPADVIPFQRYRPHA from the coding sequence ATGGCCGCACCAAGTTTTTATACCGAGCTCCCCCCATTTGATGAGCTGGTAGCACTGGCTAAACACAATCCGGAAGCATTCGCGATGCTCAAACGAGATATCTGTGAAGAGATGATTCTCTCATCGTCGCGAAAGATGCAAGACCGACTCTGGGCTCAGCAAAGCCACATTGATAGAGTCGTGCGCTCCTGCAAAAATGCGGATCATGCCAATGTAAAACTGATGAGAGAGTTGAGTGCTCAGATGGTAAAATTCCAGAATGCGTTAACCAGTAACTCAACAGACGATACTCCAAGCCCTGCTGATGTGATTCCGTTTCAGCGATACAGGCCGCATGCTTAA
- a CDS encoding MATE family efflux transporter gives MHDKHGLLSAPIPVVLRRMTIPMTFGMISVLMFNLVDTYFISLLGTHALAAVSYTFPVTFAVNCITMGIGIGLSTSIAHSLGQKSIHNAARLTIHGLLLAVVLVSIASGVGLLTISPLFTLLGAQPALLPLIQQYMSVWYLAIPLLVIPMAGNSAIRATGDTRTPALLMILSGSINGILDPLLIFGYGPFPELGIQGAAIASAISWCTALVGTLYILFYRKRLVTRPDWRSLWQDWKQVLRIGTPAALSNAMNPISGALLMILLSQHGTVAVAAYGAAQRVESILILVLMSLTSTLTPFLAQNFSADNPQRGFAGLFLSIRFSVVFQGLIFLMMVPLSIPLSALFSQETQVREILWHYLLIVPLSYGFQGIVMMIVSALNALNQPLKAFSWNFMRLFLFTLPSAWIGSQLWQINGLFAGIAIGNILGGVFGYFQALSLRRQSLRSSGKKASHRRQDNEP, from the coding sequence ATGCATGATAAACACGGGCTGCTTTCGGCACCAATTCCCGTCGTACTCCGCCGGATGACAATCCCAATGACCTTCGGCATGATATCGGTGCTGATGTTCAACTTAGTCGATACCTATTTTATTTCTCTGCTCGGGACCCACGCTCTGGCTGCCGTCAGCTATACATTCCCTGTAACTTTTGCTGTGAACTGCATCACGATGGGGATTGGTATTGGTTTATCGACCAGTATTGCGCATTCATTGGGTCAAAAATCGATACATAATGCGGCTCGCCTGACAATTCATGGTTTGTTGCTGGCCGTGGTTTTAGTCAGTATTGCTTCTGGCGTTGGTTTGTTAACGATCTCACCTCTTTTTACCTTACTCGGTGCCCAGCCCGCATTACTGCCTTTGATACAGCAGTATATGTCCGTTTGGTATCTTGCCATACCATTACTGGTCATTCCTATGGCTGGGAATAGTGCTATCCGGGCAACCGGAGATACCAGAACACCGGCACTACTCATGATCCTATCTGGCAGTATCAACGGTATTTTAGATCCATTACTCATCTTCGGTTACGGACCTTTTCCGGAACTTGGGATTCAAGGTGCAGCGATTGCCAGTGCGATTAGCTGGTGTACAGCCTTGGTTGGCACGTTATATATTCTATTTTATCGGAAACGGCTAGTTACACGACCTGACTGGCGCTCATTATGGCAAGACTGGAAACAGGTTTTACGGATTGGTACACCCGCTGCCTTGTCCAACGCGATGAACCCGATTTCCGGTGCATTGTTGATGATACTACTCTCCCAACATGGCACCGTAGCGGTCGCCGCATATGGTGCAGCACAACGTGTTGAATCGATTCTGATTCTGGTGCTGATGTCGTTAACGTCAACACTCACACCTTTCTTAGCGCAGAATTTTAGTGCCGATAACCCACAAAGAGGCTTTGCCGGACTTTTCTTGAGCATCCGGTTTTCGGTGGTATTCCAAGGCCTTATTTTCTTAATGATGGTCCCGCTAAGCATCCCTCTTTCTGCGCTGTTCTCACAGGAAACACAGGTTCGAGAAATACTCTGGCATTATTTATTAATTGTGCCATTGAGTTATGGATTTCAGGGGATTGTGATGATGATTGTTTCAGCATTGAACGCGCTCAACCAACCACTGAAAGCCTTTAGTTGGAACTTTATGCGTCTGTTTCTTTTTACGCTACCTTCAGCCTGGATCGGCTCACAACTCTGGCAAATCAATGGATTATTTGCAGGGATTGCTATCGGCAATATTCTTGGTGGGGTATTCGGATATTTTCAGGCTTTATCTTTACGACGACAAAGCCTGAGATCCAGTGGCAAGAAAGCCAGTCACAGGAGACAAGACAACGAGCCGTAA
- the tpiA gene encoding triose-phosphate isomerase: MRRPVVMGNWKLNGSKTMVTDLLSGLNAELEGVVGVDVAVAPPALYLDLAERLIKEGGNKIILGAQNTDVNNSGAFTGDMSPQMLKDFGATHIIIGHSERREYHHESDEFVAQKFAFLKENGLTPVLCIGESEAQNEAGETLAVCARQLDAVIKTQGVEALNGAIIAYEPIWAIGTGKAATAEQAQAIHASIRAHIANESEDVAKNVVIQYGGSVKAENAAELFAQPDIDGALVGGAALDAKGFAAIAKAAAAAKA, from the coding sequence ATGCGTCGTCCTGTTGTTATGGGTAACTGGAAATTAAACGGAAGTAAAACAATGGTCACCGACCTGCTCTCTGGCCTGAATGCTGAACTCGAAGGCGTTGTCGGTGTTGACGTCGCGGTTGCACCACCAGCGTTGTATCTTGACCTTGCAGAACGGTTAATCAAAGAAGGCGGGAATAAGATTATCCTAGGAGCACAAAACACTGATGTGAACAATAGTGGTGCTTTCACCGGTGATATGTCTCCTCAAATGTTGAAAGACTTTGGAGCAACACACATCATTATCGGTCACTCTGAGCGTCGCGAATACCATCATGAATCTGATGAGTTTGTTGCTCAAAAATTTGCGTTCCTGAAAGAAAATGGCCTGACACCAGTATTGTGTATCGGTGAATCAGAAGCACAAAACGAAGCGGGCGAGACACTTGCCGTTTGTGCACGCCAACTTGACGCAGTGATCAAAACGCAAGGTGTTGAAGCACTCAACGGTGCGATTATCGCTTACGAACCGATCTGGGCTATCGGTACTGGTAAAGCAGCAACAGCAGAACAAGCACAAGCAATTCACGCGTCTATCCGTGCTCATATTGCAAACGAAAGTGAAGACGTTGCGAAAAATGTCGTCATTCAGTACGGCGGTTCCGTTAAAGCAGAAAATGCAGCAGAACTCTTTGCTCAACCAGACATCGATGGTGCATTGGTGGGTGGTGCAGCGTTAGACGCGAAAGGATTTGCAGCAATTGCGAAAGCAGCAGCGGCAGCCAAAGCATAA